From the Fibrobacter sp. UWB11 genome, one window contains:
- a CDS encoding nitroreductase family protein, giving the protein MKRQIVSMLLTTLLCCALSMAQVQKLPAPAKSLGKNVMEALWSRSSGNEFSDKMLSDQDLSNLLFAAIGVNRPAEGKITSPTARNFQEVRVFVFTAKGVSEYLNKENSLKQVAKGDHRGLIADRQDWAKSAPVSLLFVADEKKFGTSDAHAKLAMAIDVGIVSENVNLFCAGAGFVTRPRMTMDTPAIKKLLKLSDTETPLLNNPVGYAK; this is encoded by the coding sequence ATGAAAAGACAAATTGTTTCCATGCTTTTGACGACGCTTCTTTGCTGCGCTCTTTCCATGGCTCAGGTTCAGAAACTTCCGGCACCGGCCAAGTCGCTCGGCAAGAATGTGATGGAGGCTCTTTGGAGCCGCAGTTCGGGCAATGAGTTCAGCGACAAAATGCTGAGTGACCAGGACTTGTCGAACTTGCTCTTTGCGGCTATCGGGGTGAACCGCCCCGCCGAAGGCAAAATTACGTCACCCACAGCACGTAATTTCCAGGAAGTTCGCGTGTTCGTGTTTACGGCTAAGGGCGTTTCGGAATATTTGAACAAAGAAAATTCTTTGAAGCAGGTGGCGAAGGGTGACCATCGTGGGCTGATTGCCGACCGTCAAGATTGGGCTAAGTCCGCGCCTGTGAGCCTTTTGTTTGTGGCCGACGAAAAAAAGTTCGGAACTAGTGATGCGCATGCAAAACTCGCGATGGCGATTGATGTCGGTATCGTAAGCGAGAACGTGAACTTGTTCTGCGCAGGTGCAGGTTTTGTCACGCGTCCGCGAATGACTATGGATACCCCTGCTATCAAGAAGTTGTTGAAGTTGTCCGATACGGAAACTCCGCTGTTGAACAACCCAGTGGGTTACGCGAAGTAA